In Prevotella sp. oral taxon 475, one DNA window encodes the following:
- a CDS encoding lipopolysaccharide biosynthesis protein, whose amino-acid sequence MANLKSLAKDTAIYGMSSIIGRFLNYLLVPLYTDALTAASGGYGVITNIYAYTALLLVVLTYGMETTFFRFANKSGENPTKVYSTILLSVGTTSIVFVVLVLLFLSPLSSAMGYGSHPSYVWVMAMVVAIDAFQCIPFAYLRYQKRPMKFAALKLLFIVLNIALNLLFFLVFPALYRSYPEVIGRVYDPSVGAGYAFYINLACTATITFFFYKELTGFRYVFDRQLLRRMLSYSMPILILGIAGILNQTADKILFPYIYKGDDAHAQLGIYGAASKIAMIMAMITQAFRYAYEPFVFSKAKDQDNRETYAKAMKYFIIFTLLAFLVVVGYMDILRHIIGRDYWDGLRVVPIVMAAELMMGVYFNLSFWYKLIDKTIWGAYFSGIGCAVLVAVNLLFVPRYGYMACAWAGFAGYATAMVLSYVVGQRKYPIAYPLKSIAVYVAIAAFFYFLMGYTNRHLSTLWALVANTALILLFVAHFVKWDLRRRN is encoded by the coding sequence ATGGCAAACTTAAAATCACTGGCGAAAGATACCGCCATCTATGGAATGAGTAGCATTATAGGCAGATTCCTCAACTATCTGCTCGTTCCGCTCTACACCGATGCTCTCACAGCGGCCAGTGGCGGCTATGGCGTCATCACCAATATCTATGCCTACACGGCGTTGCTGCTCGTTGTTCTGACCTATGGAATGGAGACTACGTTCTTCCGTTTTGCCAATAAGAGCGGCGAAAACCCCACGAAGGTCTATTCCACCATTCTGCTTTCGGTGGGGACCACGTCGATAGTGTTCGTCGTTTTGGTGCTGTTGTTCCTCTCGCCGCTCTCTTCGGCGATGGGCTACGGCAGTCATCCGTCTTACGTTTGGGTCATGGCGATGGTGGTTGCCATAGATGCTTTTCAGTGTATTCCCTTTGCTTATCTGCGTTATCAGAAAAGACCGATGAAGTTTGCAGCCCTCAAACTGCTCTTTATCGTGCTCAACATTGCGCTCAACCTGTTGTTTTTCCTCGTCTTTCCGGCTCTTTACAGGAGTTATCCCGAGGTGATCGGACGGGTTTACGACCCTTCTGTCGGCGCAGGATATGCCTTTTACATCAACTTGGCTTGCACGGCTACCATCACTTTCTTCTTTTATAAGGAGCTGACGGGCTTCCGATACGTCTTCGACAGGCAGCTTCTGCGGCGTATGCTCTCGTATAGCATGCCTATCTTGATACTCGGAATCGCCGGTATCTTGAATCAAACGGCCGACAAAATCCTCTTTCCCTATATCTACAAAGGGGACGATGCGCATGCACAATTGGGCATTTATGGGGCTGCCAGCAAGATTGCGATGATCATGGCGATGATTACTCAGGCTTTCCGTTATGCTTATGAACCTTTCGTTTTCAGTAAGGCCAAAGACCAAGATAACCGGGAAACTTATGCTAAAGCAATGAAGTATTTTATCATCTTTACGCTGTTGGCTTTCTTGGTGGTGGTGGGATATATGGACATCTTGCGTCATATCATCGGTCGCGACTATTGGGACGGACTGCGAGTGGTGCCTATCGTGATGGCGGCCGAACTGATGATGGGCGTGTATTTCAATCTCTCGTTCTGGTATAAACTCATCGATAAAACTATCTGGGGGGCCTATTTCTCGGGCATCGGCTGTGCGGTGCTCGTGGCAGTGAACCTTCTTTTTGTGCCACGTTATGGCTATATGGCTTGCGCTTGGGCCGGATTCGCCGGCTATGCAACGGCTATGGTGCTGAGTTATGTGGTGGGTCAGCGTAAATATCCCATTGCTTATCCGTTGAAGAGCATCGCTGTTTATGTGGCGATCGCTGCCTTTTTCTATTTCCTGATGGGCTATACCAATCGACATTTGTCCACCCTTTGGGCACTCGTAGCTAACACGGCACTCATCCTTTTGTTCGTGGCGCATTTTGTGAAATGGGATCTGAGGAGGAGGAATTGA
- a CDS encoding nucleoside recognition domain-containing protein, with protein MVLNYIWISFFIIAFVVALFRLVLMGDATVFPAMMDGTFEMSKKAFEISIGLTGILSLWLGVMKIGERGGVINALARGLSPVFSRLFPDVPKGHPVTGSIFMNIAANMLGLDNAATPLGLKAMEQLQTLNRKKDTASNPMIMFLVLNTSGLTLIPVSIMAYRAQLGAEQPTDIFIPILLATFFSTLAGIVVTSIYQKINLLNLKVLFALLGACAMVSAIIWGFGQMDKQQINLFSTSVANILLMSIIVAFILAGVWRRINVYDTFIEGAKEGFQTAVRIIPYLVAILVGVAVFRASGAMDLVVGGIRWAVAVCGGSTDFVEALPTALMKPLSGAGARGIMIDTMTTYGADSFVGRLSCIFQGSTDTTFYVLAVYFGSVGIRHTRHAVACGLLADLAGVVAAIGICYLFFA; from the coding sequence ATGGTTCTCAATTATATTTGGATTTCTTTTTTCATCATTGCCTTTGTTGTAGCATTGTTCAGACTCGTGCTGATGGGCGACGCAACGGTATTTCCCGCGATGATGGACGGCACCTTCGAAATGTCGAAAAAGGCCTTTGAAATCTCCATCGGACTAACGGGCATCCTCTCGCTTTGGCTCGGAGTGATGAAAATAGGCGAACGAGGAGGCGTGATCAACGCCCTGGCCCGAGGATTAAGTCCGGTTTTCTCGCGATTGTTCCCCGATGTTCCGAAGGGTCATCCCGTAACGGGCAGTATCTTTATGAACATCGCAGCCAATATGTTAGGCCTGGATAACGCCGCCACGCCTTTGGGACTGAAAGCCATGGAGCAGCTGCAAACCCTCAATCGGAAGAAAGATACGGCCAGCAACCCGATGATCATGTTCCTGGTTCTCAACACATCGGGTCTCACATTGATACCGGTCAGCATCATGGCCTATCGTGCACAGTTGGGTGCAGAACAACCTACCGACATCTTTATTCCCATCTTGTTGGCCACATTTTTCTCCACTTTGGCCGGTATTGTGGTGACTTCGATTTATCAGAAAATCAACCTTCTCAACCTCAAAGTGCTCTTCGCGTTGTTGGGAGCCTGTGCGATGGTGAGTGCCATCATCTGGGGATTCGGCCAGATGGACAAGCAGCAGATCAACCTTTTCAGCACCAGCGTGGCCAATATCCTACTGATGAGCATCATCGTGGCCTTTATTCTGGCGGGCGTATGGCGGCGTATCAACGTCTACGACACCTTTATCGAGGGGGCGAAAGAGGGTTTTCAGACGGCCGTTCGCATCATTCCCTATCTCGTGGCGATACTCGTAGGCGTGGCCGTTTTTCGTGCATCGGGCGCGATGGACCTCGTGGTGGGCGGCATTCGCTGGGCGGTGGCCGTCTGCGGAGGTAGCACCGACTTCGTGGAAGCTTTGCCCACGGCCTTGATGAAACCGCTTTCCGGAGCCGGCGCACGGGGCATTATGATCGACACCATGACCACATACGGGGCCGATTCTTTTGTAGGTCGACTCAGTTGCATCTTCCAAGGCAGCACCGACACAACGTTTTATGTGTTGGCTGTCTACTTCGGCAGTGTGGGAATACGCCACACTCGCCATGCCGTGGCTTGCGGACTGCTGGCCGATCTGGCCGGTGTGGTGGCGGCTATCGGCATCTGTTATCTCTTCTTTGCTTAG
- a CDS encoding zinc-dependent metalloprotease has translation MHINKKWAVAFSVVVLACSAYAGSVKESVAQNDTTAQTTKTDSAGAKKAPAVEAKKKENEYEKLMKDSGTVVKGLFTVRHIKDKWYFEVPDSLIGRYLLAVTRFASVPQGFGVFSGEKVNDETVYFEKRDEKTMLLRAFVRTQEANSNDRIYQTLKQSTADPIVAAFPVIGKNPHPGMNLIDVTSFFVRDNNIVGINKRIATKAKLSGQQTDRTFVDTIKTYPINVEVMTTRTYGATIGTSRASGTGSLTLALNTSIVVLPKEPMRRRLWDERVGYFTTPLTLFSDRQHKSQRELFISRYRLVPKDVKRYLRGELVEPVQPIVYYIDPATPKKWVPYLIKGINDWNVAFEAAGFKNAIVGKEWPNDPTMSLDDARYCVLRYLPSEAENAYGPHVKDPRSGEIIESHICWYHNVMNLLTKWYMTQCGPLDRRAQQMDFDEKLMGQLIRFVSSHEVGHTLGLRHNMGASHATPVEKLRDKAWVEKHGHTASIMDYARFNYVAQPEDHIGEQGLFPRINDYDKWAIKWGYQYRPEFKDEFEEKEKLMTETTAILSQNPRLWFGGEGKNEDPRAQTEDLGDDNVKASDYGVKNLKRVVAGLPVWTQQTNGRYDHLREMYANVRQQFTRYMRHVMKNLGGRYLNNLPGRAPYEIAPAKKQKEALEYLGRQVFDAPLWLYPMAITEKTGIDVQGELNTLQKSVLDVTMTAAMLNTIYNDSQRSAKAYRLPDYLNDLFAQVWTSANAADEMKNITRRALQRQYVENLNRLLNPTEKDKAGRSAAAYNSDALLYVAAHLDKLENYLKGQMSAASGIQALHIKDLLQQIQLIKDRRTKVN, from the coding sequence ATGCATATCAACAAGAAGTGGGCGGTGGCGTTTTCGGTAGTGGTTCTGGCTTGTTCGGCTTATGCCGGGAGCGTAAAAGAGTCGGTGGCACAGAACGATACGACGGCCCAGACGACCAAAACAGACAGTGCGGGCGCGAAAAAAGCACCTGCTGTCGAGGCGAAGAAAAAGGAAAACGAGTATGAAAAATTGATGAAAGACAGCGGAACGGTGGTGAAAGGTTTGTTCACCGTTCGGCATATCAAAGATAAATGGTATTTCGAGGTGCCCGATTCGCTCATCGGTCGTTATCTCTTGGCTGTGACCCGCTTTGCCAGTGTGCCGCAAGGTTTCGGCGTTTTCAGTGGAGAGAAGGTGAACGATGAGACCGTCTACTTCGAGAAACGCGACGAGAAGACGATGCTGCTCAGGGCTTTCGTGCGCACACAAGAGGCCAATTCGAACGACCGCATTTACCAAACGCTCAAGCAAAGCACGGCCGATCCTATCGTGGCAGCCTTTCCTGTCATCGGTAAAAACCCTCATCCGGGGATGAATCTCATTGATGTGACCTCGTTTTTTGTGCGAGACAACAACATCGTCGGCATCAATAAACGGATTGCAACCAAAGCTAAGTTGAGCGGACAACAGACCGATCGCACCTTTGTAGACACCATCAAGACTTATCCGATCAATGTGGAGGTGATGACGACACGCACCTATGGTGCCACGATTGGTACGTCACGGGCATCGGGCACGGGGAGTTTGACGCTCGCTCTGAATACTTCTATCGTCGTGTTGCCCAAAGAACCGATGCGAAGAAGACTGTGGGACGAGCGCGTAGGCTATTTCACAACGCCTCTGACGCTCTTCTCCGACCGGCAACACAAAAGTCAACGCGAGTTGTTTATCTCGCGTTACCGACTGGTTCCGAAAGATGTCAAGAGGTATTTGCGCGGTGAACTGGTGGAGCCCGTTCAACCTATTGTCTATTATATCGACCCGGCCACGCCCAAGAAGTGGGTGCCCTATCTGATAAAAGGTATCAATGACTGGAACGTTGCTTTCGAAGCGGCCGGCTTTAAGAATGCTATCGTGGGCAAAGAGTGGCCCAACGACCCGACCATGAGCCTGGACGACGCTCGCTATTGCGTGCTGCGCTACTTGCCTTCGGAGGCCGAGAATGCTTACGGACCTCATGTAAAAGATCCTCGTAGCGGCGAAATCATCGAGAGTCACATCTGTTGGTATCACAATGTGATGAACCTTTTGACGAAGTGGTACATGACGCAGTGCGGTCCATTGGACAGACGTGCGCAGCAAATGGACTTCGATGAGAAGCTGATGGGGCAGCTGATCCGTTTTGTTTCCTCGCACGAGGTGGGCCATACTTTGGGCCTTCGTCACAATATGGGCGCCAGTCACGCTACGCCTGTTGAGAAACTACGCGATAAGGCTTGGGTGGAGAAACACGGACACACGGCTTCGATCATGGATTATGCCCGATTCAACTACGTGGCTCAGCCCGAAGACCACATCGGAGAGCAAGGTCTCTTCCCCCGAATCAACGACTACGACAAGTGGGCCATTAAGTGGGGCTATCAGTATCGACCTGAATTTAAAGATGAGTTTGAGGAGAAAGAGAAGCTCATGACCGAGACGACGGCTATCCTTTCGCAAAATCCGCGCTTGTGGTTCGGCGGCGAAGGCAAGAACGAAGACCCGCGTGCGCAAACCGAAGACTTGGGCGACGACAATGTAAAAGCCAGCGACTATGGGGTGAAAAACCTCAAACGTGTGGTGGCTGGCTTGCCCGTGTGGACGCAACAAACCAACGGACGGTACGATCATCTTAGAGAAATGTATGCCAACGTTCGTCAACAGTTTACCCGTTACATGCGGCATGTGATGAAAAACTTAGGCGGACGATACCTCAACAACCTGCCTGGACGAGCTCCTTACGAGATAGCACCGGCCAAGAAGCAGAAGGAGGCTCTCGAATATCTGGGCCGACAGGTGTTCGATGCTCCGCTTTGGCTCTACCCCATGGCGATAACGGAGAAGACGGGCATTGATGTTCAGGGCGAACTCAACACACTTCAGAAGTCGGTTTTGGACGTAACGATGACGGCTGCCATGCTCAATACTATTTATAACGACTCGCAACGCTCGGCAAAGGCCTATCGTTTGCCCGACTATCTGAATGATCTCTTTGCGCAAGTATGGACTTCTGCCAATGCGGCCGACGAGATGAAGAACATCACGCGGCGAGCTTTACAACGGCAGTATGTGGAGAATCTGAATCGATTGCTCAACCCAACGGAGAAAGATAAGGCAGGTCGCAGTGCTGCGGCTTATAACAGCGACGCGTTGCTTTATGTGGCTGCGCATCTTGATAAGCTGGAGAATTATTTGAAAGGGCAGATGTCTGCGGCTTCGGGAATTCAGGCTTTGCACATCAAAGACTTATTGCAGCAGATCCAACTGATTAAAGACAGAAGAACAAAGGTGAACTGA
- a CDS encoding T9SS type A sorting domain-containing protein, translated as MNRKLIYLLLLGWLLTPFSMRAAEAVKFFCIELRDGTKAEFALSAKPQLSFSGGNMTASTAGKSITAALADVVRYTFSVESTTTGLSTPTEQRAGKPQTDFSEGHIRLSGLSAGAAVRVVTIDGREVFKGRSSADGRLDIDLSASPSGIYVLCTPAGNLKVAVNNQ; from the coding sequence ATGAACAGAAAACTGATTTATTTACTTTTGCTCGGTTGGCTTCTCACGCCTTTCAGCATGCGAGCGGCCGAGGCAGTGAAGTTCTTTTGCATCGAACTTCGCGACGGAACGAAGGCTGAATTTGCTCTTTCTGCCAAGCCTCAACTTTCCTTTTCGGGCGGAAACATGACTGCTTCTACTGCCGGGAAGAGTATTACGGCGGCCTTGGCAGACGTGGTTCGCTACACGTTCAGCGTGGAAAGCACGACGACGGGCCTCTCTACACCGACCGAACAGCGTGCCGGCAAGCCGCAGACAGACTTTTCCGAGGGGCACATTCGCCTGAGTGGACTCTCCGCCGGAGCAGCTGTCCGCGTAGTGACGATAGACGGTCGAGAGGTGTTCAAGGGTCGTTCGTCGGCCGACGGGCGGCTCGACATCGACCTTTCTGCCAGTCCTTCCGGCATCTATGTGCTCTGCACGCCGGCCGGCAACCTGAAAGTGGCCGTTAACAATCAATAA
- a CDS encoding ChaN family lipoprotein has translation MKPFSLFKPLLLSLLLLPIHLIWAQKTPVAYRLFDANGREISYQTLVKALALPDVVFFGEMHNCAMTHWLELKLLEDLYRMHGQDLAVGMEMFEADNQLILDEYMHGVISSDRFEAEMRLWPNYSTDYAPLVTFLKEQNVRLIATNVPRRYANVVKNRGWAYLDSLSAEAKSYLPPLPIPYVANANATSGFALMGLMGKNKEANPERMAQAQALKDATMAWHISKNLRGKMLHINGSYHSDQREGIIPYLLRYRPGTTIKTLRAVRQEDVSRLEPDYKSLADFYICVPEDMSMSY, from the coding sequence ATGAAACCCTTCTCTCTTTTCAAACCCCTCTTGCTCTCTCTGTTGCTGCTGCCCATCCATCTGATATGGGCACAGAAAACGCCTGTGGCTTATCGGCTGTTCGATGCCAACGGTCGGGAGATCTCTTATCAAACGTTGGTGAAAGCGCTCGCTTTGCCCGACGTTGTCTTCTTTGGCGAGATGCACAACTGTGCCATGACCCATTGGTTGGAGCTGAAATTGCTCGAAGATCTGTACCGAATGCACGGTCAAGACTTAGCGGTGGGCATGGAAATGTTCGAAGCCGACAATCAGTTGATACTCGATGAGTATATGCACGGTGTGATTTCGTCTGATCGTTTTGAAGCCGAGATGCGCCTTTGGCCCAACTACAGCACCGACTACGCTCCGCTTGTGACCTTTCTGAAGGAGCAAAACGTGCGTCTCATAGCGACGAACGTGCCGCGACGGTATGCCAATGTGGTGAAGAACCGTGGCTGGGCGTATCTCGATTCGTTGTCGGCGGAGGCCAAGAGCTATCTTCCGCCGTTGCCGATACCCTATGTTGCCAATGCGAACGCAACCTCAGGATTCGCTTTGATGGGACTGATGGGTAAGAATAAAGAAGCCAATCCCGAACGAATGGCCCAAGCCCAGGCCTTGAAAGATGCCACGATGGCCTGGCATATCTCAAAAAATCTACGCGGAAAGATGCTGCACATCAACGGCAGCTATCATTCAGACCAGCGGGAAGGCATTATTCCCTATTTGTTACGTTACCGTCCGGGCACCACCATCAAGACCTTGCGGGCTGTGCGGCAAGAAGACGTGTCGCGACTGGAGCCTGATTACAAGAGCTTGGCCGACTTTTACATCTGCGTGCCCGAAGACATGAGCATGTCTTACTAA
- a CDS encoding M16 family metallopeptidase, with protein MSRMRHIVRRLWLFLVAVVMPAGLLGAPSKLRPGGSETPISLPVGTVEGRLENGLRYLILPNAAPKHNVEVRLVMRVGSLMENERQKGAAHFLEHSAFIGTQHFPGRSMVDYFERLGMKFGRDINAFTGFDRTIYWLSVPLEKTDDGVLDTTFLAIKDWLCGIAFESERVKKERGVILEELRGYSTGDDFYGLKIGRGRYGRRMPLGNEDDIDRIDSATLRDFYRQWYVPQLATVVIVGNVDAAATLQKLRRCLSSVPSGLLKTAPVYPLHYGKGVQWQAVNDSLQRGCKLEIIVPHPTTVENGIEKAIEKQRSDVLSICLSNRLRAMKTDCDVTDQWYLADKNHFVMAFSAPDQRQLLQRITAVSAEMKRVLASGFCPGELEMAIHSRLQRLESDTTQRLSADLCEDLIDYITAGDRHLSSPKNVAAVRKGLLATTNRQLQSRLKSLLRCLQNTCLLAYTCSDVSQKDGLTAADVQQAWRKGQTRELQKYVFHAVKNEELPVEIPSCIAQKHAPADEEVTHRTVYTDLDVQELRLRNGITLLVKPTKEEEKTIFLTAIGRGGTADLSPEEAKRYHDAVSYVDMNGLERVAADTLLAVMSRLQLSMAVGEDRYWHQVLASAPAENAQQLFNLVYEKMCRPGTHLTDFEEARQAESESIGKQTLLERMMLHDADRLIANRIDSLVGDIDGPTAMPLSSKDIDELCLDTLTSYYRRLFVDPSQLTLILTGNFNVAHVVPIAVATFARMKPLPDAFCFSEVPFQPNSAPYTETFYDENDERLVLNYVFAGHYAPSLRSSLQLKLMRDLLQDRLLSVLREQENIVYSPYADLYYSGCPQQKFHFRLTVSVKPDNRERAETLLHAIVTDLQCHPVPMAELEKMKRSFIVTKRRMLSDKSPSEWKTTLTSLVRNGEQLADFDHYTACLNAITPEEVCRAFAEKLRWESRILLYKTKK; from the coding sequence AACTGCGTCCCGGCGGCTCCGAAACACCGATTTCGCTGCCCGTAGGTACGGTGGAGGGAAGGCTCGAGAATGGGCTTCGCTATCTCATTCTGCCCAATGCAGCACCCAAACACAACGTCGAGGTGCGACTGGTGATGCGGGTTGGGTCGCTCATGGAGAACGAACGGCAGAAAGGAGCTGCCCATTTCCTGGAGCATAGTGCCTTTATCGGTACGCAACACTTCCCCGGACGGTCGATGGTCGACTACTTCGAGCGTCTGGGAATGAAGTTCGGGCGAGACATTAACGCCTTTACCGGTTTCGACCGCACCATCTATTGGCTCTCCGTTCCTTTGGAAAAGACCGACGATGGTGTGCTCGATACTACGTTCTTGGCCATCAAAGACTGGCTCTGCGGCATCGCCTTCGAGTCGGAAAGAGTGAAAAAAGAACGCGGAGTCATCCTCGAGGAATTGCGAGGATACAGCACTGGCGACGATTTTTACGGTCTGAAGATCGGTCGAGGACGGTATGGGCGTCGCATGCCGCTGGGCAATGAGGACGACATTGACCGCATCGACAGTGCCACGTTGCGAGATTTCTATCGGCAATGGTATGTTCCGCAGTTGGCCACCGTTGTGATCGTAGGCAACGTAGACGCAGCGGCGACGCTCCAAAAGCTGCGAAGATGCCTGTCATCGGTGCCCTCCGGACTTCTAAAAACAGCCCCGGTCTATCCCTTACACTATGGAAAGGGAGTGCAATGGCAGGCGGTGAACGATAGTTTGCAGCGCGGTTGCAAGCTGGAAATCATTGTTCCGCATCCCACAACGGTGGAAAACGGTATCGAAAAGGCTATTGAGAAACAGCGTTCCGACGTGCTTTCCATCTGTCTTTCCAACCGTTTGCGTGCCATGAAGACGGATTGCGATGTAACCGATCAATGGTATCTGGCCGACAAGAATCACTTTGTCATGGCCTTTTCGGCTCCCGATCAACGGCAACTTCTTCAACGAATTACAGCTGTTTCGGCCGAGATGAAACGGGTTTTAGCCAGCGGATTCTGCCCCGGAGAACTGGAAATGGCCATTCATAGTAGGCTGCAAAGACTCGAATCTGACACCACACAGCGGCTCTCTGCCGATCTTTGCGAAGACCTGATCGACTATATCACCGCCGGAGATCGCCACCTTTCTTCGCCCAAAAACGTGGCAGCGGTGCGCAAAGGCTTGCTCGCCACCACCAATCGGCAGCTTCAATCTCGACTCAAATCGTTGTTACGGTGCCTGCAAAACACCTGTTTGCTGGCCTATACCTGTTCCGACGTATCGCAAAAAGACGGTCTTACAGCGGCAGATGTTCAACAAGCATGGCGCAAAGGGCAAACTCGGGAACTGCAAAAATATGTGTTCCACGCCGTTAAGAACGAAGAATTGCCGGTAGAAATACCGTCGTGCATCGCCCAGAAGCATGCTCCCGCCGACGAAGAAGTGACCCATCGCACCGTATACACAGACCTTGACGTGCAGGAACTGCGGCTTCGCAACGGCATAACGCTGCTTGTAAAACCTACGAAAGAAGAAGAGAAAACCATCTTTCTCACGGCTATCGGACGCGGAGGAACGGCCGATTTAAGCCCCGAAGAAGCCAAACGATATCACGATGCCGTGAGTTATGTCGACATGAATGGCCTTGAACGGGTGGCTGCCGACACTCTTTTGGCCGTTATGAGCAGGCTTCAGCTCTCCATGGCAGTGGGCGAAGACCGTTATTGGCACCAGGTTTTGGCATCTGCCCCGGCAGAGAACGCACAGCAACTTTTCAACCTTGTATACGAAAAAATGTGCCGTCCGGGCACCCATCTCACCGACTTCGAGGAGGCAAGACAGGCCGAAAGCGAGAGCATCGGTAAGCAAACGTTGCTCGAACGTATGATGCTGCATGACGCAGACAGACTGATCGCTAATCGAATCGACTCTCTTGTGGGCGATATAGACGGTCCAACGGCGATGCCTCTCTCGTCTAAAGACATCGACGAGCTCTGTCTCGACACGCTCACTTCTTATTATCGGCGGCTGTTTGTCGACCCTTCGCAACTCACACTCATCCTTACCGGCAATTTCAATGTCGCCCATGTGGTGCCGATAGCTGTGGCTACGTTTGCCAGGATGAAGCCTTTGCCCGATGCTTTCTGCTTTTCGGAGGTGCCGTTTCAGCCCAACAGTGCGCCCTACACAGAGACTTTCTACGACGAGAACGACGAACGGCTCGTGCTCAACTATGTGTTTGCAGGCCATTATGCCCCTTCGCTGCGCTCATCTCTTCAATTGAAGCTCATGCGAGACCTGCTACAAGATCGTCTGCTCAGTGTATTGCGCGAGCAAGAGAACATTGTTTACTCGCCGTATGCCGATCTTTACTACAGCGGATGTCCGCAACAGAAGTTCCATTTCAGGCTGACGGTATCGGTAAAGCCCGACAATCGCGAGCGAGCAGAGACTCTTTTGCACGCTATCGTTACCGATTTGCAGTGCCATCCCGTACCGATGGCCGAGTTGGAGAAGATGAAACGCTCGTTTATCGTGACGAAACGTAGGATGCTATCCGACAAATCGCCCTCTGAATGGAAAACGACACTCACCTCGTTGGTGAGGAACGGCGAACAATTGGCCGACTTCGACCACTACACTGCTTGTCTCAACGCCATCACTCCCGAAGAGGTGTGCCGCGCGTTTGCCGAAAAACTGCGCTGGGAAAGCAGAATCTTACTTTATAAAACCAAGAAATGA